AGGTCGAACAAGGCGTAGCAATACATACGGTGCGCCTTCAGCTCGCCGACGGGGGTGTCGAACGTGTGCATTTTCTCGCCGTCGTAGCCGAAGATGACGACCTTGTCCTTAAAGGCGTTGGGCGCGGTCTTGCCGGCAATCAGGTCGGTAAATGGCGTGTATGGCAGGTCGTCGATCTGCGGGTATTCAACGGGCGTCAGCATGCTTGGGCCAATGCGCAGCGTGTGGCCATCGATGCTGAGCGATTGCTGGGTCAGCTTGGCTTCCGCGCCAAAGGCCTGCTCCAGACCGATGAGGTAAAGCGACTTCACGGCCTTGCCCTGAAAGCGCTCCAGGATCGGCGCGGCGGTCGGGTGCATGTGTTCGGCGAAGCCCACCGCAAGGGCATTCTGTGAAATAGCAGGCAGGGGAATCCAGCCCGAGTCGCCGACGATGCTCATTGACCAGTTGGCCGGAATGTTGGGCAGGAAAAACTTCTCGGGCAGCGGATTGGGGTTGGGCTCCGAGGCGTCGATGCGTGCCTGGAGGACCACCGGTGCGCGGGCAACGGATTCCGCCAGGGCGGCGTCGCCGGGCCCGGGTTTGGGCAGATCGATGAAGAATTTGAAAATAATCGCGCGCGGCTCCTGCGCGGCAATGGCGTCGATGCCCTGGGCCATCAGTTCGCGGGGCAGGGGAAAGCCACCGAGCTG
The genomic region above belongs to Cerasicoccus sp. TK19100 and contains:
- a CDS encoding CHASE2 domain-containing protein encodes the protein MKSLLLSLLACCLCVAPAVANPPEPFAVVLIDAHDEQQLGGFPLPRELMAQGIDAIAAQEPRAIIFKFFIDLPKPGPGDAALAESVARAPVVLQARIDASEPNPNPLPEKFFLPNIPANWSMSIVGDSGWIPLPAISQNALAVGFAEHMHPTAAPILERFQGKAVKSLYLIGLEQAFGAEAKLTQQSLSIDGHTLRIGPSMLTPVEYPQIDDLPYTPFTDLIAGKTAPNAFKDKVVIFGYDGEKMHTFDTPVGELKAHRMYCYALFDLYREMQAAE